The following proteins are co-located in the Neodiprion virginianus isolate iyNeoVirg1 chromosome 6, iyNeoVirg1.1, whole genome shotgun sequence genome:
- the LOC124307196 gene encoding extensin gives MKVLLVFSAVCAVSLARPEPPSYLPPSSFGSSSSYGAPAPSLPSASYGSPVIQESYGPPAQQAVIHKHVYVHVPPPEAPEYKAPKPVHQPPPPQKHYKIVFIKAPTPPTPTAPVLPPLPPQDEEKTLIYVLVKKPEEAPEVVLPTQQPTQPSKPEVYFIRYKTQKEQGGYPASVGSEYGAPAPSGHGSSSSSAGSVSDSYGAPAPSASGPY, from the exons ATGAAGGTCCTATTA gtatTCAGTGCGGTCTGCGCAGTGTCCTTGGCAAGGCCGGAACCGCCATCGTACCTTCCGCCATCTAGCTTCGGCTCCTCATCTTCCTACGGCGCCCCGGCACCGTCGCTGCCCAGCGCGAGCTACGGTTCTCCAGTCATCCAGGAATCGTACGGACCTCCAGCCCAACAGGCGGTGATCCACAAACACGTCTACGTCCACGTACCGCCGCCAGAAGCCCCTGAGTACAAAGCCCCAAAGCCCGTGCACCAGCCTCCGCCGCCCCAGAAGCACTACAAAATTGTCTTCATCAAGGCACCTACCCCGCCAACCCCAACTGCTCCTGTCCTGCCACCTCTGCCACCACAGGACGAAGAAAAGACTCTGATCTACGTCTTGGTGAAGAAACCAGAGGAGGCACCAGAGGTCGTCCTTCCTACTCAGCAGCCAACTCAACCGAGCAAACCGGAAGTTTACTTCATCAGATACAAGACGCAG AAGGAACAGGGCGGATACCCAGCATCTGTTGGAAGCGAATACGGAGCCCCAGCACCATCTGGCCATGGATCATCATCTTCATCCGCAGGTTCGGTTTCCGACAGCTACGGCGCACCCGCGCCATCGGCGAGCGGACCTTACTAA
- the LOC124307277 gene encoding uncharacterized protein LOC124307277 produces MSKNVELIVNHLQQAGRPSFAPILWLSILGLTLARPPNQIDLTTSKGLEKLQRHRILRSIWPFTSSETTTEAPEIYPASVPENNQWFVQGETAIPEGIDLTKYPVWKIHKYNGIDLHPVNLQPQNLYPPEGDIIEVGYAPGASPSLDYASSSYSNGYEQSQPAHETYPTGYSPTYSSQSTPYPPAVANQKSDEYHSSSFTAETDDYNIQTQQKYETYVSPQSQTQAQPFAGYPQAPQINYGPPNLQNVDYQKGQMQMYGLGEGQSSLAQPQSVDGEKPDLSFLDNLGGLGAFLPEVKDDESASNKENPDTSSSGFFEGLFSRFRGTTEAPIAEIAEEEKPASSGGFLSSVFGLGSNTTPRPEDDAPTTQSSGNILSSLLYEPQTEKTVVIPPTTYYLPKTRGSYIAIKLPANAAQETVTRIVEPYKGVSNIAIYQTPSVPFTQYEIPHAAGLTVDSKYPYNLAESEVRNSGSHGLATNIDSQSPVIYGQTSQSPPNEHPYYTQNRNTYKPPGYETAAFTPYQGGPQGVAQAQYLKSDKGVPPPSGQPIYYYQEEDRSQNLGNSDTRHQSQHIKEILQTEGQSFALTNSTSYDQDQNTRDQQYQDYDTVQAVQSAAVNENEPKSSPQLSDNFVPSLVYGQGTGNTGNQVTFDVGSDARNRGNSGDISSQDLDDTEALVEELVPPKNNEPLTTVPVYQISYSTYQSPENPLGPARTYTTPPVKDATNFQDVPYFEQGDNSRFIQDLSALTSYGTPTNSYQSDPFVSASSQVIRVAVDAPNSDKVIDRSEVGVNADEDTVRLAPVDEQESGTKKGAGLMRKVTKRRNFADGIMSSNAQTRFTPEGQTPTQETDVSMVIGSEKDSIPEVRGNRQFSGTTVIDGYSRVQHEHHQVSAPDNDQTMGLPVNHAPEAV; encoded by the exons ATGAGCAAG AATGTCGAGCTAATCGTTAATCACCTTCAGCAGGCTGGGCGGCCGTCGTTTGCACCG ATCTTATGGCTTTCCATCCTCGGACTCACTCTGGCCAGACCACCAAACCAGATCGATTTAACAACGTCCAAAGGACTCGAGAAACTACAAAGGCACAGAATATTGAGAAGTATATGGCCATTCACATCCTCAGAAACCACAACTGAGGCGCCAGAAATCTACCCAGCTTCGGTGCCCGAGAACAACCAATGGTTCGTCCAAGGTGAGACGGCGATACCCGAGGGAATCGATTTGACCAAATATCCGGTTTGGAAAATCCACAAGTACAACGGCATCGATCTTCACCCGGTAAATCTTCAGCCACAGAACCTGTACCCGCCGGAAGGGGACATTATTGAGGTGGGATATGCGCCGGGAGCAAGTCCGTCTTTGGACTATGCTTCGAGTAGTTACTCAAACGGTTACGAGCAATCGCAACCTGCCCATGAGACTTATCCCACCGGATATTCACCGACGTATTCATCCCAGTCGACACCGTATCCTCCCGCAGTAGCGAACCAAAAATCTGATGAATACCACAGCTCCAGTTTCACAGCTGAAACCGACGACTACAACATCCAGACGCAACAGAAGTATGAGACCTACGTTTCGCCGCAGTCGCAAACTCAGGCTCAGCCATTCGCGGGCTACCCACAGGCTCCACAAATCAACTATGGACCACCGAACTTGCAGAACGTTGACTACCAGAAAGGGCAAATGCAGATGTACGGCTTGGGCGAAGGCCAAAGCTCTCTGGCCCAGCCCCAGTCGGTGGACGGAGAAAAACCCGACTTGAGCTTCCTGGACAATCTCGGTGGCCTCGGCGCTTTTCTGCCGGAAGTTAAAGACGACGAGAGTGCTAGTAACAAAGAAAACCCCGACACTTCAAGTTCAGGATTTTTCGAAGGTTTGTTCTCCCGATTCCGAGGAACGACCGAAGCGCCGATTGCAGAGATTGCTGAGGAAGAGAAGCCAGCCAGCAGCGGGGGATTTTTATCCTCAGTATTCGGCCTGGGTTCCAACACGACTCCGCGACCCGAGGACGACGCTCCGACGACGCAGTCATCAGGGAACATTTTGTCGTCGCTGTTGTATGAGCCACAAACGGAGAAAACAGTGGTGATCCCACCGACGACTTACTATCTGCCGAAGACCAGGGGCTCCTACATTGCCATTAAACTACCGGCGAACGCTGCACAAGAGACCGTTACGAGAATCGTTGAACCTTACAAGGGTGTGTCGAACATCGCCATCTATCAAACACCCTCGGTACCTTTCACACAGTACGAAATCCCACACGCCGCTGGTCTGACCGTGGACTCTAAATATCCTTACAACCTTGCAGAGTCGGAAGTGCGGAACTCAGGCTCACATGGCTTGGCTACAAACATAGATTCTCAGTCTCCTGTCATCTATGGTCAGACCTCACAGTCACCTCCCAACGAGCATCCCTACTACACGCAAAACCGCAACACCTATAAGCCCCCGGGTTATGAAACGGCTGCATTTACTCCGTACCAAGGTGGCCCTCAAGGTGTTGCGCAAGCGCAGTACCTGAAGTCAGACAAAGGAGTTCCTCCTCCATCGGGTCAACCGATATACTACTACCAGGAGGAAGATCGTTCACAGAATTTGGGAAATTCCGATACACGGCATCAGAGTCAACAcattaaagaaattttacaaacggAGGGACAATCATTCGCGTTGACTAACTCAACCAGTTACGATCAGGATCAGAACACCCGAGACCAGCAGTACCAGGATTACGATACTGTCCAGGCTGTACAAAGTGCGGCCGTAAACGAAAATGAGCCGAAGTCGTCTCCCCAGCTGTCCGATAACTTTGTACCTTCCTTGGTCTACGGACAGGGTACAGGTAACACAGGTAATCAGGTGACTTTCGACGTTGGTAGCGATGCACGAAACCGCGGTAACAGCGGTGATATTTCGTCCCAGGACTTGGACGACACAGAAGCCCTTGTCGAAGAACTGGTACCACCGAAGAATAACGAGCCATTAACCACCGTCCCGGTTTATCAGATCTCGTATTCGACTTATCAGAGTCCTGAGAATCCTCTAGGGCCAGCAAGGACCTACACAACTCCGCCGGTGAAAGACGCAACGAATTTTCAAGATGTTCCGTACTTCGAACAGGGTGACAACAGCCGTTTCATACAAGATTTGTCGGCGCTCACTTCGTACGGAACACCGACGAATTCTTATCAGTCCGATCCGTTCGTTTCTGCGTCTTCGCAGGTGATAAGGGTTGCCGTTGACGCGCCGAATTCGGACAAGGTCATCGACAGGTCGGAGGTCGGCGTCAATGCGGACGAGGACACGGTGCGCCTTGCACCTGTAGATGAACAAGAATCGGGTACGAAGAAAGGCGCCGGACTCATGCGCAAGGTTACGAAACGGAGGAATTTCGCTGATGGTATAATGAGTAGTAACGCGCAGACGAGATTCACGCCGGAGGGACAGACACCTACTCAGGAAACTGACGTGTCGATGGTAATTGGAAGTGAAAAGGATTCGATACCGGAAGTAAGAGGCAACCGACAGTTTAGTGGCACGACCGTAATCGATGGCTACTCGAGAGTGCAGCATGAACACCATCAAGTTAGTGCACCAG ATAATGATCAGACCATGGGGCTGCCGGTTAACCATGCGCCAGAAGCCGTTTAA